A genome region from Melospiza melodia melodia isolate bMelMel2 chromosome 26, bMelMel2.pri, whole genome shotgun sequence includes the following:
- the LACTBL1 gene encoding LOW QUALITY PROTEIN: putative beta-lactamase-like 1 (The sequence of the model RefSeq protein was modified relative to this genomic sequence to represent the inferred CDS: substituted 1 base at 1 genomic stop codon), whose translation MRRASXAAMEGLQLRQAPCSRSFLKLTAMELKWIHVLVVFLLLLSVAMTGCFLWQYSLPKVEPNPSVMEVRSEAVQMCPRYPEPVPLDHPLPILKEALEKVDQMLRQKMHSSGLPAMSAIAIYNDTVLWTGNFGKRNASDPASGAPNEYTIYRIASVSKIFPTIMLYKMWEEGKVTSLDDPLERYAQNFVIKNPLGRLKDSEQRYTADGLVFLEKGSVPLKPSLVTLRRMASQLSGLPRRLRSTSLLWKGSTQDALALLKDDVLVADPGTRCHYSNLAFSLMAHVLAEHAAEGQYQRWISENILERLGMEDTGFDITAPVRSQMAVGFYGSQQPAPLYDLGWYRPSGQMYSTAADLAKLAMVFLGTYHRRLLEPDTVKTMLTPLLKCSVEYFANKTGTPWEINEQLGYDVIRKDGDLDGYSATFSLIPKLRLSFIVLMAGPRPQGGDIVTQTYEYLIPAMETAFREADKSLVPPPNPIPYVGYYTYSNLTFYEIKVGIGGVLLMQQFGPHVEELIPEKYRTIKLHHLEDRVFQVVFDKEFPCVLHLGSASISLETQNGQLFNFYPFDRKGLSPGFDAPGLNTYNVVRVLRKPVFYS comes from the exons atgagAAGAGCCTCCTGAGCAGCCATGGAGGGGTTACAGCTGCGG CAGGCACCCTGCAGCCGGAGCTTCCTCAAGCTCACTGCCATGGAGCTGAAGTGGATCCATGTCTTGGTCGTGTTCCTCCTCCTGCTGTCTGTGGCCATGACCGGCTGCTTCCTGTGGCAGTACAGCCTCCCCAAGGTGGAGCCCA ATCCATCCGTGATGGAGGTGAGGTCAGAAGCTGTGCAGATGTGTCCCCGCTACCCTGAGCCAGTGCCACTGGACCACCCCCTCCCCATCCTGAAGGAAGCACTGGAGAAG GTGGACCAGATGCTGCGGCAGAAGATGCACAGCTCGGGGCTCCCGGCCATGTCGGCCATCGCCATCTACAACGACACCGTGCTCTGGACGGGCAACTTTGGCAAGAGGAACGCCTCCGACCCTGCCTCGGGGGCACCCAACGAGTACACCATCTACAG AATTGCCAGTGTCTCCAAGATCTTCCCCACCATTATGTTGTACAAGATGTGGGAGGAAGGAAAAGTCACATCCCTTGATGACCCCTTGGAGCGTTATGCCCAGAACTTTGTTATCAAGAACCCTCTGGGGAGGCTCAAGGACTCAGAGCAGAGATACACAGCAGATGGcctggtgtttctggaaaaaggCTCGGTGCCCCTGAAGCCATCTCTGGTCACCCTGCGCAGAATGGCCAGCCAGCTCTCAG GTCTGCCCCGGAGGCTGCGATCCACCAGCCTGCTCTGGAAGGGCAGCACTCAGGACGCCCTCGCGCTGCTCAAAGACGACGTCCTGGTGGCTGACCCAGGAACCAG ATGCCACTACAGCAACCTGGCCTTCTCCCTGATGGCTCACGTGCTGGCTGAGCACGCGGCCGAAGGGCAGTACCAGCGCTGGATCTCGGAGAACATCCTGGAGCGCCTGGGCATGGAGGACACAGGGTTTGACATCACGGCGCCCGTCCGCTCCCAGATGGCCGTGGGCTTCTACGGCAGCCAGCAGCCAGCCCCGCTCTACGACCTGGGCTGGTACCGGCCCTCTGGCCAGATGTACTCCACAGCTGCCGACCTGGCCAAGCTGGCCATGGTCTTCCTGGGCACCTACCACCGCCGGCTGCTCGAGCCCGACACGGTGAAGACGATGCTGACACCGCTGCTCAAGTGCTCCGTGGAATACTTTGCTAACAAGACAGGCACGCCCTGGGAGATTAACGAGCAGCTGGGATATGATGTCATCAGGAAGGATGGGGACCTCGATGGTTACTCAGCAACCTTCTCTCTCATCCCCAAGCTCCGCCTGAGCTTCATTGTGCTGATGGCAGGGCCCAGACCtcagggtggggacattgtgacTCAGACATACGAGTATCTCATCCCTGCCATGGAAACAGCATTCAGAGAGGCTGACAAAAGCTTGGTTCCTCCTCCAAACCCAATCCCCTATGTTGGCTACTACACCTATTCCAACCTGACTTTCTATGAGATCAAGGTTGGAATTGGTGGGGTGCTCCTCATGCAGCAGTTTGGGCCTCACGTGGAAGAGCTGATCCCTGAAAAGTATCGGACAATCAAGCTCCACCACTTGGAAGATCGTGTTTTCCAAGTCGTTTTTGACAAGGAGTTCCCATGTGTTCTGCACCTGGGCTCTGCCTCCATCTCACTGGAGACACAGAATGGGCAGCTCTTTAACTTCTACCCCTTCGACCGCAAGGGTTTGTCCCCTGGCTTTGACGCCCCGGGGCTGAACACCTACAACGTGGTGCGTGTGCTGCGCAAGCCCGTGTTCTACAGCTAA